The DNA window AAGGGGAAAGCATTCGTGTCTTCCCCTTGTCCAACTGGACCGAGCTCGATGTCTGGCAGTACATCCATCTGGAAAAAATCCCGATCGTGCCGCTGTACTTCGCCAAAGTGCGCCCGGTGATCGATCGCGACGGCGTGCTGATTATGGTCGAGGACGACCGGATGAAATTGCGGCCGGGCGAAAAAGTGCAAGAGCTGGAAGTGCGATTCCGCACTCTTGGTTGCTATCCGTTGACCGGCGCGGTGGAGTCCAAGGCGACCACCCTGCCGGAGATCATCCAGGAAATGCTGCTGACCACCACCAGTGAACGCCAGGGCCGCGTGATCGACAAAGATGAAGGCGGCGCCGGCATGGAAGAGAAAAAGAAACGCGGCTACTTCTAACGCCTGTATTCCACACACTGGATTGTCGTTTTCCCCTGGGAGATCCGCACAGCGGGCTCCCCGGGCCAGAACAGTACGGCCGCTTTCCTCTGGCCGAAGTTCGCCCTGGAGCCGACGTTCGTCGTCGGCCGGCGCCAACCTCGCGACCCCTACCAGCAACGCCAGAACTCCTATGTCGCATCAATCGGAACTGATCGAAACAGATATCGATGCCTACCTCGCTCAGCACGAGCGGAAGGAACTGCTGCGGTTCTTGACCTGCGGCAGCGTCGACGACGGCAAGAGCACGCTCATCGGGCGGCTGCTGTACGACTCCAAAATGATCTACGAAGATCAGCTGGCCGCCATCCAGAAGGATTCCAAAATCCACGGCACGACCGGCGGGGACTTCGACCCGGCCCTGCTGACTGACGGCCTGAAAGAAGAACGCGAACAGGGCATCACCATCGATGTCGCCTATCGCTACTTCTCCACCGCCAAACGGAAGTTCATCATCGCCGACACCCCCGGCCATGTGCAGTACACGCGCAACATGGCGACCGGCGCTTCCACGGCCGACCTGGCGATTATCCTGGTCGACGCCCGTCACGGAGTAATGGAACAGACCAAGCGGCACAGTTTTATCGCCTCCCTGCTGGGCATCCGCCATGTGCTGGTGGCGATCAACAAAATGGACCTGGTCGATTTCAGCCAGGAAGTGTTCGATCGCATCTGCGGCGAGTATCGCACCTTTGTCGAGCGGTTAGATCTGCCCGACTTGCACTTTATTCCGATCTCGGCTCTCAAAGGGGACAACGTCGTTGACCCCAGCCCGAAGACGCCCTGGTACGAGGGCGGCACGCTGATGCACTTCCTGGAGAACGTGTATATCGGCTCGGACCGCAACTTTGAAGACTTCCGCATGCCGGTGCAGTATGTGAACCGGCCGCACCTGGATTTTCGCGGTTTCTGCGGCACGATCGCTTCCGGCATTGTCCGCCAGGGCGAAGAGATCATGGTGCTGCCGTCGCGCAAGAAAAGCCGCGTGAAAGAGATCGTCACGTTCGACGGCAACATCGCCGAGGCCCATACGCCCCAGGCCGTCACGCTGACGCTGGAAGATGAGATCGACTGCAGCCGCGGCGACGTCATCGTGCGGCCCGGCAATACGCCGCGCGTCGACAACAAGTTTGAAGCGATGATCGTCTGGATGGCCGATGAACCGCTCACTCCCGGCAAGCAGTTCCTGTTCAAGCAGACGACCAAAACGGTCGGCGGAGCCATCAACACGCTGCGTTACCGGGTCGATGTGAACACCATGCACCGGTCGGAAGCGCCCGTGCTCAAACTGAACGAAATCGGCCGCTGCTCCGTTACGCTGAACCAGCCGATCTGCTTTGACGCCTATCGCCGGAACCGTGCGACGGGCGCCTTTATCCTGGTCGATCGGTTGACGAACGTCACCGTCGGCGCGGGCATGATCCGCGGCCAGTCGTCGGACAATGAATCGACGCCGGTCTGGGATCGAGAGCCAACCAGCGAACACCTGACGACCGAAGTCAGCACGGTCAACGCCGACGAACGCACGGCCCGCTTCGGCCAGCAGCCGACCACCGTGCTGCTGACCGGCCTCAGCGGCGCCGGCAAAACAACGACCGCCTACGCTCTGGAGCGACGCCTCTTCGATGCGGGCCGGGCCGTGACCGTCCTCGACGGCCAGAACATGCGACAGGGCATCAGCAAGGATCTGGGCTTCACGGCCGAGGACCGCAGCGAGAACCTCCGTCGCAGCAGCGAAGTCGCCAAACTATTGAACGACGCCGGCCTGATCTGCTTGTGCGCCTTTGTCGCTCCCAGCGAAGAAGTCCGTCAGAAAGCCGGCGCCGTGATTGGCGCCGATCGCTTCCTGGTGGTGCACCTGAGCGCCCCGGTGGAAGTCTGTCGCCAGCGCGATGTCGAAGGAATGTACGGCGCCGCCGACCAAGGCGAGATCGGCAACTTCCCTGGCGTTTCGGCTCCTTACGAAGAACCGACCGCCGCCGATCTGGTGCTGCCCACGCATGAACTGTCCACGGAACAATGCGTCGACAAGATCATGGAACTGCTGGAAGCCCGCGGTTTGGTGAGCTAGTCAGGCGGACTTCCCAAAGTCACCGCGGTCGTCGAATCCAAGAGGGATTCACCGCGGAGATCACCAAGAAAGGCGGGGAAACCGGGGAAAAAGGGAGAGGTTGTCAGGTGCGACGTCTCCCGGCGATTCGAACGGGATTCCTTGTTTTTCTGTTAGAAACGGCGCAGCTCATGGCTCTTGCCTGCGCTTTGACTTCTGGCTCTCGCTTCTTCAGTGCTTCTCTGCGCACGCTGCGGTAATTCCGCTTTGTTAACGTCTACGAATCCTCCTTTGCCAGGGGCCGGTTGCTGGTCGTTTTGTGTTGCGTACTGCCGTGTCGTTGCTGGCAAAGAAAGCGGCTTCTTTTTTCCTCTTGTGGTGAATGGCGAGGGTCGGTATTCTCCCCCCTCCCCAGATCGTGGGTTGTGCGTGATACAGGATTGTTGCGTTCCTCGATCTCCGATTCCTTTCGTGCGTAATGGTTGTGAGGGCGTTATGAACAGGATGCTTCGCCTACGAGACTCGAATTCCATATGCGGCCTGGCCGCTCGGTCTTGGCTGGCCGCCATCTTGGCGATCATGGCGATGGCCGGGTCTCCCGCGGCGTTTGCCCAGGAGGCTCAGGAAGCCCAGTGGATCTGGGCTCCAGAGCACAAAAAAGACGCGGTGCCGCAAGGGAGCGTCTATTTCCGCAAGACTTTCGAAGTCGCCAACCCGGAGTCGGGCGAGATCTCCATCGCGGCCGACGACAACTACGAGTTGTACGTCAACAGCCGCAAGGTGGCCGTGGGCGAATCGGCCCGCAGCTTGAACAAGCTGAACATCTCCCAGTATCTGTCCCGCGGCCGCAACCTGATTGCGGTCCGCGTCAACAACACCGCCGGCTCCACCGCCGCGATGGTCGCCCGCGTGTTCATTAAAGAACGGGGCGGCCGCTGGATGAACCACTCCAGCAACGGCACCTGGAAAACGGCGTTGGATCCGTTCCCGCTCTGGAACATGCTCATTTACAGCGACACCCGCTGGTCCCAGGCGCAGAGCTTTGGCGCGCTGGGTTCGACCTCGCCCTGGGATCGCCAGGAGAGCGTCGCCGAGGAGCTGCCGGAGCAACATGAGCGTTTCAAGGTGAACCGCGAGTTCAAAGTCGAACGGCTGGCCGGGCACGAGCTGACCGGTTCGCTGATCGCCATGACCTTCAACGAGTTCGGCCAGATTCTCGCTTCGCGGGAAGACGGCCCCTTGCTGCTGATCGCCGACACCAACGACGATCAGATCCCCGACCATGTCGCCGTGTACTGCGACAAAGTGAAAAGCTGCCAGGGCATTCTCGCCGTCAATGGCGAGGTCTATGTCATCGGCGACGGTCCCGACGGGGCCGGCTTGTATCGCTGCGGGGACTACGACGGCGATAGCAAACTGGAAACGGTGCGCACGGTCATTAAATTCAAAGGTCCCCTGAGCGAACATGGCCCGCACGGCCTGGCCCTGGGGCATGATGGCTTCCTGTACATGTCGGTCGGCAACCACTCTTCGATCGAAGGCGAATACGATCCCAAAAGCCCGTATCGCCACAGCTATGAAGGCGACATCGTGCCCCGCTATGAAGATCCAGGCGGTCATGCCGCCGGAGTCAAAGCGCCGGGCGGCGTGATCCTGCGTTCCGACCTCGACGGCAAGAAAGTCGAAGTCGTCGCCGGCGGTTTCCGCAACGCTTATGATCTGGCGTTCAACCGCGAAGGCGATCTGTTCACGCACGACAGCGACATGGAATCTGACATGGGCGCCTCCTGGTACCGTCCCACCCTGGTGCATCATGTGGTGCCGGGCGGCGAGTACGGCTGGCGCAGCGGCTGGTCCAAATGGCCCGAATACTACCCCGATACGCTGCCCGCGATTGTGGATACGGGTCGCGGTTCGCCGACCGGAGCGGTCGTCTATGACCACCACATGTTCCCGGTCCGTTTTCAGAACGCCCTGTTCCTGGCTGACTGGTCTGAGGGACGTATCATCGCCGTCCGTATGAAGAAAGACGGCGCCAGCTACGCCACGCAAAGCGAAACCTTCCTGCAGGGCGAGCCCCTGAATGTGACCGACCTGGAAGTCGGCCCCGACGGCGGACTGTACTTCACCACCGGCGGCCGCGGCACAGGCGGCGGCATCTACCGCGTCAGCTGGCGCGGCGAAGTGCCCGAAGGTCTCCGCGACCTGGGCGAAGGACTCAGCGAAGTGATTCGCCAGCCCCAACTGCAAAGCGCCTGGAGCCGCCAGCGGATCGCCAGCCTCAAGGCTGAATTCGGCGACACCTGGGGAACCACGCTGGCAGGCGTCGCTCGCAGCGACGCCAACCCCTCCCGTTATCGCACCCGTGCTTTGAACCTGATGCAGCTGTTTGGCCCGTTCCCTTCCACGGATCTGCTGGTCACGCTATCACAGGAAAAGAACGAAGAAGTTCGCGCCAAGGCGGCCGAACTGATGGGCATGCATCCGACCAAAGAGTCGCAGACTCGCCTGCAGAAAATGCTGGACGACGTAGACCGCACGGTCCGCCGCAAAGCATGCGAGGCGTTGCTGCGAGCCAATCAAACGGCGTCGCTGACGCAGCTGACCGCCTGTCTGGTCAGCGATGATCGCTTTGAATCGTATGTCGCTCGGCGACTGCTAGAGCGATTGCCCGAAGAGCAGTACCGCGAGCGGATTCTCAAAACGAGTGATCAGCGGCTGTTCATCGAAGGTTCGCTGGCTCTGATGCTGGCCAATCCCAGCCGGAAGAACGGGATCGACGTGCTGGAGCGTTCCAGCGAAATGATCGAAGGTTTTGTCAGCGACCGGAACTTTACCGACCTGATGCGCGTCATGCAGGTGGCCATCACCCGCGGCGATTTGAAAGCCGACGACGCCCCCCGACTGCGTGAACAACTGGCCGTCGAGTTCCCCTCGGGCAACAGCCTGATGAACCGGGAGCTGATGCGACTGCTGGCCTTTTTCCAGGCATCCTCCCCGATGGACCGCTACCTGGACTTTATCGAAGGCGACGCTCCTGAAATTGACAAACTGCACGTCGCGCTGCATCTGCGGTTTATCGAACCGGGCTGGAACTCGGCAGGCCGCATGCGGCTGCTGCGGTACTACGCCAAGGCTCGCAAACGCGAGGACGGCGGCGGCAGCTTCCCGTTCTATGTGTCGAATGTTTCCCGCGATTTTGCCCGTTCGCTGGCGGCGGAAGACATTCCCGAAGTGCTGGCCCAGGCGGAAGAATGGCCCGAGGCCGCACTCGCCATGCTGTACAAACTGCCCCACAAGATCGACGACTCCATGCTGGATCTGCTGATCGAAGTCGACGAAAAAATGGCGCAGGCCGACAGCGAAAACCTCGATGTGAAAAAGCTGAAAATCGGCATCGCCGCCGTGCTGGCTCGCAGCGGGGACCCCGCTTCGATGAAGTACCTTCGCGACATGTGGGACCGCGACCCGGAACGCCGCAAGGCAATCGCCCTGGGTCTGGCCACGCAGCCGAGCGAAGAGAACTGGCCGTACCTGGTCAAAAGCCTGTCGCTGCTTGACGCGGAATCGGCGAAAGAACTGATGAAGATTCTTGCCGAGGTCGATGTCAAACCGCACGACGCCAAACCGTACCGCGATGTGATCCTCAAAGGCCTTGAGCTGGAAAAAGATGGCGCCCGCGAAACGGTCGCCCTGCTCGAACACTGGAGCGGCGAGCAAATGTCGGCCCCCGAAGACGCCTGGGACGATGCGATGGGCGCCTGGCAGATCTGGTACAAACGCCGCTTCCCTGAAGGACAGACGGCCAAACTGCCTTCGACCAGCTCCAAGAACACGTACAGCTTTGAAGAGCTGACGGCCTTCCTCGCCACCGAGCAAGGCCAGGCCGGTTCCGCCGACCGCGGCGCCGTCGTCTACAAAACGGCCCAGTGCGCCAAGTGCCATCGGCACGGCGGGCAAGGCGACAGTATCGGTCCCGATCTGACAGGCGTCGCCAAACGCTTCACCCGTCGCGAGATTCTGGAATCCATTGTCTTCCCCTCGCATGTGATCTCGGACCAGTACGCCAGCAAAACGATTCTGACCGTCGACGGCAAACAGACGACTGGAATGGTCGTCCCCGGAGCCGCCGGTACGATCCTCGTCCTGCAGGCCGACGGCAAGAAGAAAGAGATCGCCGAAACCGAGATCGACGACATCATCCCCAGCAAAGTTTCGGCCATGCCGGAAGGATTGCTGAACGATCTCAGCCTGGAAGAGATCACCGACCTGATGACCTTCCTGATCGGCCCGAACCGTACGGTCATCGCCCGCCAGCCCAAGTAGGCCAGCGGCGTTTGACTGCCAGAAGAAACCTCACGCCAGCGCGATTCGCCGCGCTGGCGTTTTTTCATGCAAGAGCGCCAGCCAGCATGTAGCCGAAGTCGCCAGACTTTGGAGAGAGTATTCTCGGCCATCGAAAAGGCGGCCAAACTCGGGCGAGTTCCGCTACGGGTGATCGGATGATTCGCCGACCTTCGCCCTCGCAGCCTTTTCCGTAATGCAACCGCCAAAGCCGTTTTCCCGTCGTTCCTTAACGAAGAGAGAGGGAGCGAGCGATTGTCTGCCGGAGTCAGGGCAAACAGTTGGCGACCCGCGCGGCGATCTGTTGCTGCAGTTCTTCGGGCAAGGGACCGGCGGCGGCGGCCTGCAGGTTCTCGGCCAGGTGAGCATGGCTGCAGGTGCCCACGATCGTGGTGTGGCAGTGGGGATGCGAGAGCGTATAACGCAGAATCAGCTCCGCCTTTTGCATGCCGGGCGGCAGTAGTTCTTCCAGCTTCGCCTGGCTCCAGATGTCGTTCAGCGCCGGACGCTGGATCTCTGCGTCGGGACCGCCCTGGGCAATGCCGCCGCGAATGATGATCCCCGCGCCGGCTTCGCCCGCCATGCGGATCAGCTCGTCATGCTGGGGCGCCAGGCAGGAGTAAGGAATCTGAAAGGTCTCAAACACTCCCAGCGCGATCATCGCCGGCAAGTTTGGCAGGCTGCTGGAAACGCCAATGTGCCGCACCAGCCCCTGGTCGCGAAAGCGCACCAGCTGATCAATCAGCCCTTCCCGCTCCAGCGTGGCCGCTTCGCCGCCGTGAAACTGCAGCAGGTCGACATAGTCGGTCTGCAGGCGTTTGAGGCTCGTCTCCAGGTTCCGCTCGATCACGTCCTGCTGCCAGACATGCTCGATCTCCAGATGATCCGCATGCTGCGTATAAGCACAGCCGCATTTGGTCGCCAGCAGGTATTCGCTGCGACGGGAGCCGATCGCCTTGCCGATCCGCTCCTCGCTCAAGCCATAGTCGGGCGCCGTGTCGATGAAGTTGATGCCGGCGTCGAGAACCGCGTGCAGCATCGCCTCCGACGCTTCTTCACTGACGACGCGCACGCCCCAGGTGCGCGGACCGCGGATACCCATGCTGCCGTAGCCCAGAGCTGTAACTTCGAGACCTGTGCGGCCCAGTTTCCGTTTTTCCATCATTGGCGATCAACAGAGAAGGACAGGCCTGGCGTTCTCCAGAAATTCGATCGCCGGCGATCAGAACAAGCGATCAGAACAGGCCGGGCACCAGGCTGCCGGAACGAACAATCATGACCGGTCGGCCGGTCTGCGTATGATACTCTTTCTGGTAGTCGATCCCCAGGCTGGAGTAAAACGAAGCCCCGATCTGCTCCGGCGTAATTGGTTCACCAGCCGGACCTTTGCCATGCGCGTCGCTCTGGCCCAGCACCTGCCCGCCCTGCACTCCAGCGCCTGCCATCAGGACGCTGAACGCCCGGGGCCAATGGTCGCGCCCGGCGCGCGCGTTAATCTTGGGGGTGCGGCCGAACTCGCCGGTGGTGAGCACGCTGGTCGATTCCAGCAGGCCTCGCTCGGACAGCGTATTGAGCAGCGCAGCCAGTCCCTGATCGAACGCCGGGAGGAGACTTTCTTTTGCCTTCTTGAAGTTCCCCGTGTGCGTATCCCAGCCGCTGAAACTGACCGTCACAAAGCGGACGCCCGCCTCGACCAGGCGGGCCGCCAGCAGGCAGCTTTGACCGAAGCGGCTGTCGCCGAACGCGGCCGCCGTTTCCGGATTCTCCTGGCTGACGTCAAACGCCGTACGGGCTTTCTCCGAGCGGATCACGGCAAAGGCCTGCTCATCAAACCGGTCCAGCCCATCGACCAGGCTGTTCTCGCCGGCCAGCGAATCAAACTCGGTATCAATCGACTGCAGCAGCTTCTGCCGTTGCTCAAAGGCGTCAATCGTTAAACCGCTCGAAAGCGAAATGCCCCGCACGCCAAACGGCTGCCCGCGCCGCGGAGTGTCATTGGTTGACAGTGGAGCCGACGGCACGCCCAGGTACCCGGCCGTCTGCGGCGTACTGGGAACCGCCACAAAATGCGGCAACTGCTGGTCGCCCGGCAGCTCCTTGCTCACGACGGCCCCATAGCCCGGATAGGCCAGCGAAGGCAGCGGCCGATTGCCCGTACTCAAATACGTCGTGCCCAGCTCGTGTCCCGCCAGCGTGTGGCTGACGCCGTTGAGGATGGCGTACTTGTCGGCACAGGCGGCCAGCTGCGGCAGATGCTCGCAGATCTGCACGCCGGGAACATTGGTCGGTCGGGGATGAAATTCGCCGCGGAACTCGTCGGGAGCATCGGGCTTCATATCGAACATATCGAGATGCGGCGGCCCGCCTCCCAGCCAGATGACAATCGCCGATTTCCCCTTCGCCGGACGCACCTCCCCCGCCGCCGCCTGCCGCAGATAGCCCGACAAGCTCAGCCCCACGGCTCCCAGGGCGCCAACCTGCAGGGCCTGGCGACGCGTCGGCAGAGCAGCGTGCGAGGCAGACCTTGAGCGGGAATGCAAAAGAGAATTCGACCGTGGATTCAACATCGGAATCTTCTTGTAAAAAGACCAGGCAGTGCGTTGTAGTGGATTTGGCCACAAGTCCCTTTTCTTCGGCGATGCCGAACGGACCTGCAGCCAGGTCCCTTAACCTGTAATCCAGCGCTAATGATTCAGAATAAACTCTTTCGAATTGAGCAGCGCCCAGAGCAGATCACGAAAGGCGGCCGCATCCTCTTCGACCGCCAGCTGCAGGCGGCCCAGTTCCAGCTCCGCCGGTCGCGGCGGACGGCCCAGCGTGCGCAGCCAGGCCTCGGTCAGTAAAGCGTCGCGGTGGTTCTCCCGCCAGGCGGCGTCCTGCGCGGCGATCTCCGCCAGCCAGCCGTCTTTCCGATCGATCCGGCTTTGCACCTCGGCATCGTTCCGCAGGTAGACCGTCTGCAACAGGCTTGGTTCGCCCGACCGCTCGCACTCGCAAACCAGCCGACGTTCGGGCTTGCCGAACAGCTTCAAGGCGTACGCTCCGGTGGCGCCTCGGCCGCGCATCAGCGGAAAGCCAATGTTCCGGTCCCGCAAGGCGGACTTGTCATGCAGCAGCGTTTGCTGCTCCTCGCTGGTCGCCGTGGCGAAGTCGAGTGCATCGCACAGCACCTCGGCCGGCAGACGTCGCAACTGGGCCCGGCTGAAGTTCCGTTCGTCGTGAAGATTCGTCGCGTTAGGACGCCAGCTGAGTTGATAGGTGCGGCTACGAGTGATGGTGCGGAACAGCCACTTCAGGTCGTACTGGTGCGCGACGAACTCCTCCGCCAGGTGCGCGAGCAGCGGCTCGTTCGACGCCGGGTTCGCCAGATTCATATCGTCGACCGGTTCGATCAAACCGACGCCCATGCATTTGGCCCAGACACGATTCACGACTGCCCTGGCAAAGTACGGATTGCCCGGATCGCGGAGCCAGTCCATCACCGGCTGGCGCGGATCGGAATAGGACTGCGAGATCAGCTCTTCGCCGCCCAGCAGTCGCGGCGTAATCACTCGCCCCACGCCTTCCGACGTGCGGGCGCGCAAGGTGCGGCTCCGTTTCCAGTCCGGCGTCGCCAGATCTCCCCACGGGACGAGCGTGCCGTCGTGCGCCAGCTGGGCAAAAAGCTTTTTGTAACCTGCGCTATCCTGGTCGGCCGTCAGCCCGAGCTTCTCTTTGAGCTCCTTGCCGGAAGCCAGCGTATAGCGGAAGCGAACATCGCGGAAAAAGATCTCAAAGTCTTCGTAATCCGCTTTGGTCCACTGGTCGTACGGATGCTTGTGGCACTGGGCGCACTCCAGCCGTACGCCCAGGAAGGCATAGCCAAACCGCAAGGTCTGCGGCGGCGAGAATTGGCCTCGCGTCCAGAAGTAGGGCATCCATTTCCGCTCGCTGAAGTCGGCCCGGTCTTCCTCGCGGAAGTAGCTGCTCATTTCGGCAAAGTAATCCGCTTCGGCCTGCTCCGGCTCCCGACTGACGGCCAGCAGGATCCCTTCGACCAGCTGATCATACGGCATGTTCTCGGCGACGCGGCGATAGATCCAGTCGTACCATTGCACGGCTTTGTCCCGCTGCACTCCTTGCTCTCCACCGACGGGCAGGTTCCCCTCGGTCGCCCCGGTCAGATCGCACAGCCAGGTCGTCGTCCACGCGGCGTACGTCGGACGTTCCAGCAGTTCGTCGATCTTGCGGCCCCGTTTGTCGGGCGACGAATCCGCCAGAAAGGCTTCAATCTCGGCCGGCGCCGGGGGCGTGCCGGTCAGATCCAGACTGACCCGGCGGAGAAATTCCGCATCGGTACAGAGCTCCGACGGCGTGAGTCCCAGCTTTCGCAGTTTGGCGACCACCAGCTTATCAATCGGCGTCGGAGTCAGGCTCGCCGGGTACGCTTCCTCGCGGGGCGTTGCATACGGCAGCAGGACGGAAACCGTCGCTACCCCGTTATCGTAAAAGGCCACCACATGCGTGTCGCCTGCGCCAACCGCCTGCACCTGGCCGGAAGCATCGATCACGGCGATCGATTCGTCGTTGGAGCGGAAGCGACAAAGCGGCGTGACGTCTTCCTCCTCGCCATTCGACCAGCGGGCAATCAGCCGCAGCATCTGCGTCTGTTCGACCGCCGAGAACAGCATCTCCTGCGGCTCCACGCGCAACTCCAGTAGCGTAGGGGCCTCCTCAGGGCGCGGCAAGGCGCCAGCGGCAATCCATTGCTGCAGCAGGCGATGCTCCCAGCCGCCCGGCTTGAATCGCTCCCCGCCTTCGTGATCGATCCCCAGTGTCGGCTTCTGCAGAATCAGGCTCTCGGCCGGGTCTTCCCGATCGACGCGCGGCGAATCACCGCCGCAGAGCGAGGCATGATCGGCCGCAAAGTCATACCCGAACAGCGACAACTGGAAACCGCCCTGCCCCTGAAAGGAGCCATGACAGGCCCGCCCGTTGCAGCCCAGTCTCCCCAGCAATGGCAGTACATGCCGCTGGAAGTCGGGCGATGCGGACGATGCTTCTCCGGCAAACCGCTGACTGGCGGGCGGCAGCACCGGGCCCGCCGCGCAAGCGGAAATCACGCTCGACCCCGCACCGCACCAGGCAAAAACCACACAGGCCGCACGGAACCCGGCTGCCAGCCGCCGGAACCAGCGATTCTGACGGGTAGATCGGGACCAGTTAAGTCCGATAGTTGACATAGGAAAAACCTTTAACATGCGCAAGGAAGCCAAGGTCGAATCTACGATAGCAGACGGCCGAAAACAAGCAGAAAAACGGCGGCGGAGCAATCGGACGGTTTCGTACCGCTGCCGGAGGGGAAGCGTCCTCCGCTAACCTGGCTTCGCCTTAAAGGCGGCGTCGGAGGTTCCTCCGGGAAAGCATCACCTCCCTGGCCTAAAACCGGTTTCGCGCAGTCCAATTTTCGTCAGGCAAATTTCCCAGAATCTGGTGGTCAGATTGGGGTGCTGTATTTGACGCCAGCCCGTCCGTTCGAGTACCATGAGAAGTCAAGAGCTGGCCCCTCCTTGCCCCCCATCTGATCTGTTTTTACACCTTTCGTGCGTAGAACCAGGAAT is part of the Lignipirellula cremea genome and encodes:
- the cysN gene encoding sulfate adenylyltransferase subunit CysN, with product MSHQSELIETDIDAYLAQHERKELLRFLTCGSVDDGKSTLIGRLLYDSKMIYEDQLAAIQKDSKIHGTTGGDFDPALLTDGLKEEREQGITIDVAYRYFSTAKRKFIIADTPGHVQYTRNMATGASTADLAIILVDARHGVMEQTKRHSFIASLLGIRHVLVAINKMDLVDFSQEVFDRICGEYRTFVERLDLPDLHFIPISALKGDNVVDPSPKTPWYEGGTLMHFLENVYIGSDRNFEDFRMPVQYVNRPHLDFRGFCGTIASGIVRQGEEIMVLPSRKKSRVKEIVTFDGNIAEAHTPQAVTLTLEDEIDCSRGDVIVRPGNTPRVDNKFEAMIVWMADEPLTPGKQFLFKQTTKTVGGAINTLRYRVDVNTMHRSEAPVLKLNEIGRCSVTLNQPICFDAYRRNRATGAFILVDRLTNVTVGAGMIRGQSSDNESTPVWDREPTSEHLTTEVSTVNADERTARFGQQPTTVLLTGLSGAGKTTTAYALERRLFDAGRAVTVLDGQNMRQGISKDLGFTAEDRSENLRRSSEVAKLLNDAGLICLCAFVAPSEEVRQKAGAVIGADRFLVVHLSAPVEVCRQRDVEGMYGAADQGEIGNFPGVSAPYEEPTAADLVLPTHELSTEQCVDKIMELLEARGLVS
- a CDS encoding HEAT repeat domain-containing protein; protein product: MAGSPAAFAQEAQEAQWIWAPEHKKDAVPQGSVYFRKTFEVANPESGEISIAADDNYELYVNSRKVAVGESARSLNKLNISQYLSRGRNLIAVRVNNTAGSTAAMVARVFIKERGGRWMNHSSNGTWKTALDPFPLWNMLIYSDTRWSQAQSFGALGSTSPWDRQESVAEELPEQHERFKVNREFKVERLAGHELTGSLIAMTFNEFGQILASREDGPLLLIADTNDDQIPDHVAVYCDKVKSCQGILAVNGEVYVIGDGPDGAGLYRCGDYDGDSKLETVRTVIKFKGPLSEHGPHGLALGHDGFLYMSVGNHSSIEGEYDPKSPYRHSYEGDIVPRYEDPGGHAAGVKAPGGVILRSDLDGKKVEVVAGGFRNAYDLAFNREGDLFTHDSDMESDMGASWYRPTLVHHVVPGGEYGWRSGWSKWPEYYPDTLPAIVDTGRGSPTGAVVYDHHMFPVRFQNALFLADWSEGRIIAVRMKKDGASYATQSETFLQGEPLNVTDLEVGPDGGLYFTTGGRGTGGGIYRVSWRGEVPEGLRDLGEGLSEVIRQPQLQSAWSRQRIASLKAEFGDTWGTTLAGVARSDANPSRYRTRALNLMQLFGPFPSTDLLVTLSQEKNEEVRAKAAELMGMHPTKESQTRLQKMLDDVDRTVRRKACEALLRANQTASLTQLTACLVSDDRFESYVARRLLERLPEEQYRERILKTSDQRLFIEGSLALMLANPSRKNGIDVLERSSEMIEGFVSDRNFTDLMRVMQVAITRGDLKADDAPRLREQLAVEFPSGNSLMNRELMRLLAFFQASSPMDRYLDFIEGDAPEIDKLHVALHLRFIEPGWNSAGRMRLLRYYAKARKREDGGGSFPFYVSNVSRDFARSLAAEDIPEVLAQAEEWPEAALAMLYKLPHKIDDSMLDLLIEVDEKMAQADSENLDVKKLKIGIAAVLARSGDPASMKYLRDMWDRDPERRKAIALGLATQPSEENWPYLVKSLSLLDAESAKELMKILAEVDVKPHDAKPYRDVILKGLELEKDGARETVALLEHWSGEQMSAPEDAWDDAMGAWQIWYKRRFPEGQTAKLPSTSSKNTYSFEELTAFLATEQGQAGSADRGAVVYKTAQCAKCHRHGGQGDSIGPDLTGVAKRFTRREILESIVFPSHVISDQYASKTILTVDGKQTTGMVVPGAAGTILVLQADGKKKEIAETEIDDIIPSKVSAMPEGLLNDLSLEEITDLMTFLIGPNRTVIARQPK
- a CDS encoding aldo/keto reductase — its product is MMEKRKLGRTGLEVTALGYGSMGIRGPRTWGVRVVSEEASEAMLHAVLDAGINFIDTAPDYGLSEERIGKAIGSRRSEYLLATKCGCAYTQHADHLEIEHVWQQDVIERNLETSLKRLQTDYVDLLQFHGGEAATLEREGLIDQLVRFRDQGLVRHIGVSSSLPNLPAMIALGVFETFQIPYSCLAPQHDELIRMAGEAGAGIIIRGGIAQGGPDAEIQRPALNDIWSQAKLEELLPPGMQKAELILRYTLSHPHCHTTIVGTCSHAHLAENLQAAAAGPLPEELQQQIAARVANCLP
- a CDS encoding DUF1501 domain-containing protein; the encoded protein is MLNPRSNSLLHSRSRSASHAALPTRRQALQVGALGAVGLSLSGYLRQAAAGEVRPAKGKSAIVIWLGGGPPHLDMFDMKPDAPDEFRGEFHPRPTNVPGVQICEHLPQLAACADKYAILNGVSHTLAGHELGTTYLSTGNRPLPSLAYPGYGAVVSKELPGDQQLPHFVAVPSTPQTAGYLGVPSAPLSTNDTPRRGQPFGVRGISLSSGLTIDAFEQRQKLLQSIDTEFDSLAGENSLVDGLDRFDEQAFAVIRSEKARTAFDVSQENPETAAAFGDSRFGQSCLLAARLVEAGVRFVTVSFSGWDTHTGNFKKAKESLLPAFDQGLAALLNTLSERGLLESTSVLTTGEFGRTPKINARAGRDHWPRAFSVLMAGAGVQGGQVLGQSDAHGKGPAGEPITPEQIGASFYSSLGIDYQKEYHTQTGRPVMIVRSGSLVPGLF